Proteins encoded together in one bacterium window:
- a CDS encoding thioredoxin family protein: MLQTNLVHIESEEGLKDLIENNEKVVVCCGRMGPMCIPVYNILEVLQEKYPDIQFRDMDFDIPAAKAIKNLPECRGFMGLPFTVYYRNGRVVKATTSIQSAEQIKDIINEVFG, translated from the coding sequence ATGCTTCAGACTAACTTAGTTCATATTGAGAGCGAAGAAGGGCTTAAAGACTTGATTGAGAATAATGAAAAGGTTGTGGTATGCTGCGGAAGGATGGGACCGATGTGTATCCCAGTATACAACATTCTGGAGGTTTTACAGGAAAAATACCCCGATATTCAGTTTCGGGATATGGACTTTGACATTCCTGCGGCTAAAGCAATCAAGAATTTACCAGAGTGTCGGGGATTTATGGGGCTGCCATTCACTGTTTATTACCGTAATGGCAGGGTAGTAAAGGCAACTACCAGCATTCAGTCAGCAGAGCAAATAAAGGACATCATCAATGAGGTTTTTGGATAA